The following nucleotide sequence is from Bactrocera oleae isolate idBacOlea1 chromosome 2, idBacOlea1, whole genome shotgun sequence.
CTTTACTTTCCTTTTCCGAACTGTTTCcgaactgttttttattttactttatttctatTAGGTTATCTGTCAAAAAATCAATCTGTCATTCATTCCAACTATGTCGGATTTTTATTAATTGCACACTTTGGAGAATGCCCCACTTAAGATTAATCAGAATATTtttacagatatacatatgtatgtctttataaataaaaaatacctaTACATAAATTTCAAAGTAATGTACATACAAGTGTTTCAACGCTATGTTTATATGTAGACAGTATCCATTACCAGTCTGCTGACTTACAGCTGTGCAAGATCAACAACAAATTCGGCAACAATGTTGCAGCCgattttttatcacaaaagaaaaaacagaaataaataaacaaaagttaaaCGACAACTTCATTTCTAATGAAAATACGAGCGATTTGAGTAAATAAACTTTATGAGATATGCAAAGACTTCTAAGAGGAGAACTTGCGTGGGCTGATTGAACGTGCTCGCCTTCTcagtgatatacatatgtacatatgtatgtatgttggtactATTCTGCTTAACTTTGTGCACAATTTGTGTCTGATTGAGCATATACTCCTCCGCTGAAATGTCGAGTGATGAAAAAAGCAGTATATTTAAAGGTCTACCATTGTCTGTTGAAAACCGACTCTTACCAGAAAAACTTAATTATAAttagaatataatataatctaatttttataattagaagTCTACGGCaattaatattatagttttctttataaattaaattacacttttttataacaatattcgaacataaatttaattctcTTTTAGCCTTATATAACACCCACAAAGCAACCGGCCGATTCCACGCACTACCCTTCACAACAAAACGCTACGATCATTCAAGACGTAGCCGGTACGTTTACACAACTCACCGAAAACGAAAATGCGAACATGACACCTATGTCGCTTGCGAAAACCCTACTTACACCACCTTCTAGTGACCAGTTGCCCACAGCAAATAATAGAAAACATAGTCTCCATTCAACTACACAAACGCTCAATCCTGAGCCAACACAGCAATCTGTTGGCGTAACTGGCCTTGCTGGCACTTCAGCCATAATGAGTCTGAACACCGTCGGCAGTTTAGATGCCTTCCTGCAAAATGAAGAGAATCTCAAAAATCTGCGCAAAGTCTCGTCTTATTTGGAGTGTGAGAATGCGCTTTGTCGGCAAGAGAATCTACGTGAACATTTCCATTGTTTCGATGAGCCTTGTCAGGGTAAGATATTGAGTAAGAAAGATGATATAATTCGACACTTGAAATGGCATAAGAAACGCAAAGAGAGTTTGTTACTTGGTTTTGCACGTTTCTCCGCCTCGGATGACTGTGAGCCTGCTTATGGTGCCGGTTGTACATATTGTTGGAAGCAAACACATTATCATTGCGTCTACGAGGACTGCCCGAAGGTTTATGTAAGCACGAGCGATGTGCAGATGCATGCAAATTTCCATCGCAAAAACTCGGAAATCGTGCAAGAAGGTTTCCGACGCTTTCGCGCACACGAAAATTGCAAAATCGAAGACTGTCCATTCTACGGCAAGAAGACGTCGCATTACCACTGCTGCCGTGAAGGTTGCAATCACACATTCAAGAACAAGGCTGATATGGGTAAGTGATGGACGAAGAGCAAATGATAACTGATGGTGCCTGTTAAGtcattaaaatctaatttttaatggtttttaattatattttccagATAAACATAAGTCTTATCATCTGCGTGACTATCAGCTCACGCAGGATGGCTTCAAGAAAATACTAAAGACCGAGGCTTGCCCTTTCGATGGTTGTAAATTCTCCACCGTCTGCAATCACATTCATTGTGTGCGCGAGGGCTGCACCTATATTTTGCACTCAAGCAGTCAAATGATCAGTCATAAACGCAAACATGATCGTCTCGATGGTGAGCAGGCCTATCAGAATTTCAAGAAACTGAAGGACTCCAGCGGTGAGGATTCACCAGCGTCGAGCGCCACGACACTCGCGGCGACCAATACCGTAGCTACTGCGAATATAACCACGCATACTACCACACCTTTGTCTTCGCTCAGCGCAGATCGCTTTTTGGCGCGAAAACGTGGGCGTCCACCAAAGAAAATTGTAAGTGAAATgatatatttttcgatttaattttttattgtcttctCAATTTATAGGAATTGCCCGTTAAGACTGAGCCAACCAAGCGCATCAAGTTGGAGCCGAACACTGAGCAATTGGCTGCCTCTGCTGCTGCTAACGCACAACTTGCTAACAACAATGTTCCCAACAACACACAAATGCCCAGTGCTGCTGCGGGTCTGTTCCCACCACCCTTCCTGTCCAACTTCAATGCTGCCACTGCAGCCGCAGCCGCGGCAGCTGCTGCACAGAGCATGCAAATGCAGGATCCCAATACGCCAAATATGCAGTTGACCCATCTGATGGCGCTTTTCCAGCTACAGAATCCACTTTTCTACCAAAACCTTTATCCAGGTGGTATGCCAGCGAATATGGCAAACATGTTAGGTGCTGCGGCGATAGCTGGTGTAATGCCACCCGCATCCGGTCTGTATGGTAATATGTCGGCTTTTAGTGGGCCGTCGGGTGCGACCATCAAATCGGAATATGGTGAGAAGCAGCAACAGTACAAGGAGTGAATGTGAGTTGCTTACAAGGAGTTTGTTGAATAGGTTATGGCGACAGGGGTCGCCTACAGCAAATTACTTTGGGAAACTTGTCGCGTTATagtatgcaattaaatttgcacGCCGTGTTTTGGATATGATGGGTCCTCAAAGGGTTATCTGTTAGTTGTTTTGGCAATCCGATGACATTAACTGTACCGTATAAGTTGACGGTTTAAAAGCTTCAGTGCAAGTTATTGCAAGAGCTTTAGCACTTTCGTCCATTAGAATGGATGATAGGCGCTTCCAGCAATTCGACTCAACGTGTTTGTATAGGGACATTTTTACAACATTCACATAGAGAAAGCTTAGTGGAACATACATCGTTTGTACAATAATTTATACGTTTTGAGGGACTATAAAATTCGTTTCAGtttccgaaaatattttattttagttgcttTTCCAGCGAAATTTGAGTTTGTAGGAAGCAAAAtatggattttttttaatttatagattAAACTCATTTCGTTTCCATAATAATTAATTGTGCATGGCTTATATAGGAAAAGTTATAGCTTTATTTAGGAAAAAGCTTCTTTggcaacttttttaaaattgtgcAAGCTCATCATTTAAAGCTTCAAGCTTCAATGGTAGTTGTTATACAATTTGAAAAGCTGACAAAAAACCTTTTTGGGTGTTCTGTTTGTCTTCCGGAATAAAATTGATAGTGTttgaaagtatatacatatatacatatatgacattTTTGTACCTTAGAagacatttgttttgacaggttgacttttttttaaattattttaaaaaaatccgtaaaaaatcaaaataaattaaataaaaatatttgcagcaaatacttttattttttatagatatcaataaattatttttaataaaaaattaaacgaacAAATTATAACTGTGATtttcttattgttattgtaaataaatagtaaaaaataataatgtattcatatgtcatttatattaaattataatattaaaaatattttaatgtgtttCAAAAtcatacttaaaaataataataataaatacatatattgttaaCTAATctggtaaaaaatatttttttcttacttaaatataatatgtatttaaagaGGTGGCGATCCTTCTCAAAAATGGTCACTCTTTCAgtaacatatagtatatatatatatatatgtatgtatatatatatagtatatatatatatatagtatgtatatatatatatacaaaggtCACGCTAAGGGTCAAAGCACTTTCATGTGACCATTATTTACCTGCGAAATGACATGATTATGATATGTTAGAATATTTCCCATTAAAAAGCATTAATTAAACATCAAATAAAATATCTgcgtaaaatatgcaaattttgatttaaaagtgTTCGAAATGGGTTCCATTCCACCAAATACCGCACGTGTGCGCCTTAGTACTTACGGTCGTTCATactatagcaataaaattaaattcgcATCTTTCCAGACATTAATTATGTAATTTTGTGACACAAATAGATGAAATAGATCTGAAGTAAATCtaagttttgttttcaaatcttaaaaacatatatctataatttttaataaaacacttttaagtagttttttatacatttttattcaatagCTGCAATTGCTTTCAGTGAACTACATAATAAAtagaatttatttagttttagtttttgtatttagttaaacaaataattatgcTGCTCcgcaattaaatacatatagcaatttttattttactgagACATTTCCATAATATAACTGTATatctgtatttatgtgtgtatatttgtgagCATATAAATTTAAccatttttaagcattttataaAACCTTGAAAAGTAGGTATTCGAAAGTCGGATACAAATATActagtatatataagtatttgtgAAGAATTGCAGCAGAGCGCATATTTGGGCACTACACTCCTACACTACTACACACTATGcaagcatatacacacatacatatgtatgtatgtatacacttaTGTACATTTAAGTCACGGCTATGCTTTTGGTACTTGCAAATTACATTACTAAACTagaaattacaatatattataatttactttTGATTACATATGtgattacattttatttaaaaaaattataacaagcgctagtaaataaacaaaaaattgatatatatatgcatgtgattatacaaatttatgcacGAGCTTATGCTAAGAGAGATTATACGTAAACATTTTTGTGTACTTTTATAAGTATTTGTAGCTAATCAAGCGGGTAATTTGCAACTACAATTTGAATAtaagtttttcaataaatttttcttttctaatcACAACGTAACACATATAAGCAAGCTATACATTTATCGTtagatgtattttattttttaatgtttgcttaagtacttatgtaaatatttactgcATGTATAAACGAGTATATGCATGGCATTAACGCTCGAATTatttgtttcaataaaaaaaattgcaaatagaaatgaaaatagaaaattatgcaATATAATCGCGCATACATAGACATAAATTATCTTCGaataagaatctatataaatatttgtaaattactAACCATTTGCTTacacttaattatttatttctataaactaaaaaaacaatGCTAAATTAATATACCTTTTTTGTAAGCTTTTAAAcatatcaaattatatttttaaatttgttcgctaaaaactaattttgaaaaataataacaaagctAAGTTTTAATAATTATGTTTTGTTTCCCCACAAAGTAAGCAAGCTAATTAtctaagtaaataattttttttaaattctggtTTAGCATatgaagagaaaaaataaaattctctcTATTTGCATAAATTGGGACTTAGCGAagcgaattttaaaatatttatattttttttaattaatacattactataagtatacatacataattcaaTCACTATATTCACATGACACAAGCGATTTTGGTTAttaattattatcattatttttaaattacagaaaaatcatatatgaaaactgaaaaatagCTATAAGGAACTTATATCTTAATCTTTTCAAAACAGCAAAACTGTACTTTACCGAATGCGAGTCGTCATTCTTACACAGGGTCGATTGACTCGTGACTAGCCTCAAAATATGTTCAATACATGCGAAATATAACAATATATCGACtttaatgaatatatgtatataactttctgaccaaaatttacatactttttttagaaactataaaaaaatcaaaaacaaccaaaaaaaattttttttattaaaaattatgtaaaaaaaattttataaaaaaaaagtatataaaaaaaacaaaagaaaaaaaactaaaaaaagattttagtataattaaattttacttacaagtaatagtaatatttatatttttgtaataactgTTGACTTTCTGTAAGGACAACTTTGGTAGAAATACATATACTGGAAAaaccaatattaaaaaaaaggtacaggaaattatatatgtacatacattaaccgaaataatttataattatcatCAAAAGGTTAGCGGTTACATTTCAACGCTGacgttcatatacatacatatatttgtctaaatacatattttacctTATAATTTAACGAGATTTTGCATAGCGATCGTGTTAGCGTAGGTGCTCTTATTAAAGTTATCAATTCAAATAGCGGCATTTAAAAGCAGTTTATGTCATCAGTTTTTATCATTCCGTATCTGTAGAATTTTTGCTAGATTTCTTTTAAGCGCATAAAgcttaaagatttttttggttGCTTCAACTGCTGTTAGTTTCAGTTTGAAAGcgacaaaatatataattcatgTTATTGGAAAAATTGATGGTAACATTTATTAGCCGTTCAGAAGCGGCTTCGAAATTTTCTGAGACTCTAAATTTTATGGTAAATAGCACGCAAGAGAAGCTTTACTAAGTAGCTAGTAAGGTGAAATGATTGattatactataaatatatatacatatactataatatCCTCAGACTTTCAACTTATTATTCGAGCCAAACTTTTATGCCAAGAGTTTATGCatcttataattaaaaaaaaatttttaataaaaatttttgtcgCTAACAACTACATTTTGAAGCACGCTTTCAAACTGAAAACCACCGCAGTCTTcactttattttctattttcgtctattttttttttttggatttatcATGAGTTTTAGGTATCTTTAATAGAAGCTACGCAATATTTTCGCTATGAATCAAAACCGTTAGCTGCGACCGTTACTCGTATCTGTATTTGTTGTCTCATTGCTGCCGCTACTGCTGCTGATCTCGTCAGCCGTCTTAGCCGATTGCTCTTGCAGCGCCGATGCAGCCGCTGCCGCTACACCCGCTGCCACAGTGACCATCGGACGCATATGATGTACGGGTCGTATGGATTTAAGTTGTGTTGTACCGTTAAAACGCACATTTACCTCTCCAACCATGCTGAGTGGATGCATTTCTGCACTCGTCTGCGGTTGCTCTGTGGGCGCAATAATCGCGACAGCTGGCACAACTTTGCCACCAGGCGCTGTTGTTGCTGGCACACTGCCGGCGCCATACAAAGTTTGCCGACTGCTTAACGGTGATAGCGCCGTTGGTGTATTTTTGTAACCCATCCGACTGAAGAGGCTACCACCACTGCTGGAGCCTGTACTGAGtccgctgctgctgctattgCTGCTCGTGCTGGGTGGACTGAGTGGTGTGCCCACGCCACTGTCCACCTCAAGTGGGCTGCGTATGTTGGCGTTATCGAACGGCTGCTCCGACTGATTGGTCAACTTGAGTTCGCTTGGCTTCGTTTGTATGTCTGCCGAGTCTAGTAGGCGATTtggccgttgttgttgttgttgttgcgtttggTATTGGTTGTCGTCCAGCGAATTGCTAGCGCTATTTAATAACTTTCGCTgctgctgtgttgttgttgatgtttgagcattttgttgttgttgtgtatagCGTTGTTGTCTCAATTGTTCataggtgtgttcaaaaaaaggTGTCTTCTCCTTCTTCTTTTGTGGCGAACCATGTTCTTCTCTTTCGTTCAACTCTTCTAACACCTTTAGTGGAAACCCCAAATGGCTATTAACCGACACGGATTTGCCAATTTTGCGTTCAGTGAAGTGTGGCCGTCGGCGTTGACGTTCCAAATCGTCCAGCTGTTGCAGTATGCGTCGTACATCGCCGGGCAATTCGAGTTCGACATTTTGTTCGGCCAATTGAGCAACGAAGTGACCGAGCGTTTGTATAGTCAACTCCAGTGATTGTACTTGTGTTTGCAGCGAAGTGATTTGCGTTTGTTGAGAGGAGCGTGTCTTTTCCAGCTGTGCGATCGACGATTGAGCAAACTGTGTAAGGAAAATCGGAGAATTAGAAATAAGTTTTATGCTGAAAAAAATGTCTTTGCTGTTATTCAAAAGTGGACTAACCTGCAGCTGCTGTTCGAGATGCATATTGCGTGTTTTCTCTCGGTTCAACATCTCCAAATGGTGATTTGCTGTTGAGATCTCTTCTTGTAATACATTGTATTCCACATTATATTCGGTCAGCTGCTTGCTGACATCCAAAGTGAATACCTGCAATGTTTggaaatagaattaaaattgcAGTTATTATGAAGACCgtcaccaaaaaaaattaacaacacagAACTCGATATATCCTCGCCTAAATTTCGTACAAACTTaccaatttcattattttctccATTGTATGCGCTTCCATTTTCGGTACGACCGTCTTGAGATAATCCATAATTTCCTCAAAGTTGTCGCGTGCCAACAACTCGTCCTTGTGCACTGTTAGCAAAGCGATTGCGAATTTGAAAATCACCTCCGACGACTCGAGGAAAAGCAAATCGAAAACGCGTGCCACGAAACCCAACGGAAATTGTGAGCTAAATACAGTTAGAATCCAGGGTGCGGCGTACAGAGTGGGCGACACGTCATTCTGATCGAGCCAAATATATAATTCTGGCAAATGATCTTTGACGAGCCGCGAGAGTTGATATAACTGCAACTGAAATTTCTTCATATCCGGCAGATATTTAGTGCGCATCTGACGTCGAAACATGAGATGTTTGAGCAATTGAAAAGCGTCCGCCTCATCgcactaaataaaatataaaaatacagttaGCAATGAAATAGCTATAAATAACGGTAAATGCAATCACttacatgcaacaacaatatgccACATATGAAACCCAAGCCCTGACAGTAGCCCAACTCTGGATCGAGTATCGAATAGGCTTTCAGTAAATTGAACAGCGACAATTGTCCCACACCCAGTGGATCCTTGTAGAATTTATGATTAGGGAAGGTGCGACCCAGATCGATAAAGATGGCATGCTGATGTTCGGTGAGATTTTTCAGCAAAGTATGATAGGGCGtattgaaatttggaaatttccTTGTATCCACTGGTGCTGTGTTCATGGAATGCTGATCGGCGAGGAAGGTCCAAACGTCACCACGTTTCGAACGTGGCACACCACATTTAATCGCTTGTGCCAGCACTTTGGGATCCTTCTTATTGGCGATCTTCATGGAGTCACGTTCAATAATCTGTTCCCAACGCTCGATCAGTTGTTTGTCGCATGGCACGATCTCTTCATAGTCGAGTTTGATGCGTTTGAGCTCATTTTCATTTTGACGCGCCTGCAACATGGCATTCTCGGTTTCCATACGATTCAACAGTATGGTCTGACGTATGGCGGTCTTCCAGAGATCGCGAAGTTCCTCACGTGATCGTTTGCCGCGAATGCGTTCTATtgggaaaataattaattataagataaaatacattttgtacCTGAAAACTCACTTGTGATCCTCATTGGTGACATAAATTCATTCTGCGCATCGCCATCCATACCCTTCGATGGTGTTACCACGCTATTTAAAATGGCGTGACGCCATGAAGCTTTATGTGCTTCAGATTCCTTTGGACTGTTGCCAACTTTAATGAAACTGTACGAAAAAAAAAGTTCggataaaatatcaatattttataactaaaaaaatgtatctcTTACATATCCATCATGGGACTCTTCAAGTGCTCCGCATTCGGTTTACTCGGACTTGCGCTACCAATCGTGTTCGAACGTGAGCGGAAACCCTCCGGTGGTGTCTCGTTGCCACTGCGACTAACCGGATGTGGCTCGGCCGACTTCTCACGTATCTGATTATCGCGCAGATCATGCGCTATGCCAATGTCATCCTTGGATGCTTTACGTTTCAACAGATGATCAAATGAGTTGGTGAGCGAACGTTTGGCTTTCATGAAAATCGTACTACCACCCAAGTATTGATTCAAGAACTCTGAACGATTCTCAGCAGTGTCGTGCACATGCCTTTGTTGGCGTGACTCACAGTGCGCTCGTAAAAGCAtcattaaaaattgattttgttcCGACAGCGGTGAGCTGGTCTTCTCCGAACCATAGTACTTGGCCCAAATCATGTCCTGCTCATCGTCGGTGAGCGATTCTATGCGACGGAATATCATCGCTTGTGTTTTCTTTTCACTCAAACCTTCAATGTCGGTGCAGAGTTTGTGATACCACAACATTGGACAGTGTTCACATGAGAAAATCTGTGTGCCTTCCTTTTTCTTTTGTTCCGCGCATGTTACGAACGCTTGCGAAATGGCCGCCACTATGTCGTCGCACACATGATCCGACTGACATTTAAAGACATAACCTATGTAGCCATCATTATGCACCTCACGACAGATGATGCCGAAATGATCGGGATTCTTCTGTCCCTGTGCGCAACTGGCCACATCCTTGAAGTCCTTGTACAGTAAAACTTGCTTACGATCCGGCGAGATGAGCCGCAAATCAGAGCGCCCCACCAAAAAGACCATAGTGCGATTCTGCTCTACAAATGGCGGAATACAACCGTACGAAGCGGAACGATCGCGTTGCTTGGGTATGCTGTTGGGTGGGAGAGATTGTGGTAAACTATTAGacgtgcaaaaaaattttaggttTGCGAAAAAAGTATTACCGAAGTCTGAAAATAAGGGGTTTAACTATAGAAACTAAAGCATCATGCAAGACAAAAGCTtctaaaaacacaaaaagtacTATAAACGCTACTAagcaaatatacaacaaaaatatataactaaagtaatatttttttcactcagCTTGGAGCCTTGAACTAGCAACAAAATGCTGTTAAGAAGAATGCAACAAAAAGCTACAACTTTTTAAAGTACACAGTCGTTCTAATGCATGCCGCGGATGAAAAGCCAGAAAACGCTACAACGTCCTACTCACGTGTCGAGCGTTACGTAGGCTGGTTGTTGTGGTATCTTAAGCATTTGCTGTTGTGTCTCatctgctgttgctgttgttaccgttttttcttgttgcatCGCTGGCTCTTTTGTAGCCTCCTCCTGCGCTTGACGTGGCGGTGATGGATGTTTGTTGATTATAACATTCGGTGCAAGAGACACATCCGTCCTTGGACCTGCTTCGTTTTCTTCCTCAGTGCTTGTACTGTTGTTccgttttagttatttttattgtttaaggaAAAAAGGAATACGCGTTTTAAATTACACaactttcaactttttttagtgaaatttgAGATCAATTAACTTTTTAGAGATTTCTTATTGCGGTGCTGCAATAATTCTGTGCATTATaacggaaaattaaaaaaaaaaaaactcaatgaCCACTCGaaatatttgcaagtatataaatttatgcgCACAGAAGTATTGTAAGTGAGCATAAGTTTTAGAGCGATTAAATCCCAATAGCGTTCTTAATAAATATAAGGTACAGTGAATACTCACTACAAGTATAACGAAGTCTGATATAACATATAACGAATATATGACTGAGTTTCTAAGTAACGACCTAATTTAGCGAAATTTATCACAAACATAACgaagaatattttataaaaaaaacaaaataataaatacaaaactaaACGTTAATTGGGCTGCAccgaggctataatacccttcacaggtgtataacatgaaagggtataaaaatatcttgattttgatcagtcagttcgGAGATGTGAAAAACTTTACAAAAGAACTTAAGGAAGGAaaacgacgtgtgcaaaatttcagagcatcatctctgagggactagttcgcgaatACACAGGTGgctagacggacatggctaaatcgacactGCTCGACAcgatgatcatttatacatacttcATACTTCCctcgacagtcgggtctatgtaaccggaacggacaatgtttatccggccaaggaccgGAAGAAGAATGTTATCTGCCTGTAAACTAAATATATTCTGTTCAATGCACCATTATAAATTACATCGCATGCCCTTTAGTGCGTCGTTTTGCCACCACCAAGGTAACTTAACCTAACTTTTTATGAATCTAGTTTCCGATTGGTTTATATTGCATTTGGTAATAACACCTAGAATTCTAATTTGAAATGTATCACGTCAACCATTTGTATTGCGTGTGTTAAtcttatatgcacatacacacatacataaatatgtacttgaAAATACTCATATGGTCACTTACTCTTTTTTCACAGGAAGTTCAGTCTGGCTAATGCCGCGCAGTAATCGCTTCGGTAATTTATTCGGTTTGCTTGATGTTTTATGCTCGTCCCCAACGATTTGTGCAACGCCTTCCTCTGCAATGCTTTCCTTCACCGACTTGCGAGTGATTGCATCCTGCTGTTCACCTTCCGTTTCTGTCTCCGTCGATGTTTCGGCTTCTGTTTCCGCGGCCGCGCCTTCAAGCATTTCTGCCGCTGATTCTTCAGCATCACTCTCTTTGAAGGAAATCGTTTTCAGATCAAACGTTACGGTGCTACTATTGGCGTGCGCATTAACACTGCTGGACTCAACATTCAAGGAGAGTTTGCGATTAGACGCTGCAGCCGTTGATGTGGCGTTGGCCGTGGCAGTGGCGGTCAACTGCATGAGACGCGTACGTTGCGCGTCGTACGCCTTGAACTTGGGCAGGGCGTCATCGATGAATGAGAACGGCACGCGCTTGTGTGAGACACGTATTTTACCCACATACATGACCTCGAAGAAGTGCGTGTGATTGGGAGAGATATCGGCGAGCAATGACAGATTACTCTGCGCGGAGGTAGATGTCGGAATGTGTACCTGCGTATTTGGCAAGTTGGCTTAGTATGCGTGTTTATGGATATTTACGATACATTTATATTGATTGAAGTAGATGTACTTACGGTGCCCGCTGAGTTGCTCAAGCCATGTGTATACGATTTAGACGATTTCATCTTAGACGAAACAATATTGGGACTAGCATCATGTTGAGCATTGCGTACGGCTTCGCTAAGCTTGAGATTGGTAGCCGGTGTGGCATGTATGCCGTTGCCGGTGAGTGCGCGTTGCATGGACAAGTCATTGCTGGAGCCGTTGGCGACAAAGGTCTGCGGTATGCTGCCCACAGAGCCGCCAAGTGTGTGTGCAGGATCACGCATTTGATGCATGAGCTCCGCCATCTGCAAAACGAATAACAAAACAAATCCTTTAGTGTAACAAAATTACGGTAATTTAT
It contains:
- the plx gene encoding TBC1 domain family member 1 isoform X4, which translates into the protein MMAELMHQMRDPAHTLGGSVGSIPQTFVANGSSNDLSMQRALTGNGIHATPATNLKLSEAVRNAQHDASPNIVSSKMKSSKSYTHGLSNSAGTVHIPTSTSAQSNLSLLADISPNHTHFFEVMYVGKIRVSHKRVPFSFIDDALPKFKAYDAQRTRLMQLTATATANATSTAAASNRKLSLNVESSSVNAHANSSTVTFDLKTISFKESDAEESAAEMLEGAAAETEAETSTETETEGEQQDAITRKSVKESIAEEGVAQIVGDEHKTSSKPNKLPKRLLRGISQTELPVKKDTSTEEENEAGPRTDVSLAPNVIINKHPSPPRQAQEEATKEPAMQQEKTVTTATADETQQQMLKIPQQPAYVTLDTIPKQRDRSASYGCIPPFVEQNRTMVFLVGRSDLRLISPDRKQVLLYKDFKDVASCAQGQKNPDHFGIICREVHNDGYIGYVFKCQSDHVCDDIVAAISQAFVTCAEQKKKEGTQIFSCEHCPMLWYHKLCTDIEGLSEKKTQAMIFRRIESLTDDEQDMIWAKYYGSEKTSSPLSEQNQFLMMLLRAHCESRQQRHVHDTAENRSEFLNQYLGGSTIFMKAKRSLTNSFDHLLKRKASKDDIGIAHDLRDNQIREKSAEPHPVSRSGNETPPEGFRSRSNTIGSASPSKPNAEHLKSPMMDIFIKVGNSPKESEAHKASWRHAILNSVVTPSKGMDGDAQNEFMSPMRITKRIRGKRSREELRDLWKTAIRQTILLNRMETENAMLQARQNENELKRIKLDYEEIVPCDKQLIERWEQIIERDSMKIANKKDPKVLAQAIKCGVPRSKRGDVWTFLADQHSMNTAPVDTRKFPNFNTPYHTLLKNLTEHQHAIFIDLGRTFPNHKFYKDPLGVGQLSLFNLLKAYSILDPELGYCQGLGFICGILLLHCDEADAFQLLKHLMFRRQMRTKYLPDMKKFQLQLYQLSRLVKDHLPELYIWLDQNDVSPTLYAAPWILTVFSSQFPLGFVARVFDLLFLESSEVIFKFAIALLTVHKDELLARDNFEEIMDYLKTVVPKMEAHTMEKIMKLVFTLDVSKQLTEYNVEYNVLQEEISTANHHLEMLNREKTRNMHLEQQLQFAQSSIAQLEKTRSSQQTQITSLQTQVQSLELTIQTLGHFVAQLAEQNVELELPGDVRRILQQLDDLERQRRRPHFTERKIGKSVSVNSHLGFPLKVLEELNEREEHGSPQKKKEKTPFFEHTYEQLRQQRYTQQQQNAQTSTTTQQQRKLLNSASNSLDDNQYQTQQQQQQRPNRLLDSADIQTKPSELKLTNQSEQPFDNANIRSPLEVDSGVGTPLSPPSTSSNSSSSGLSTGSSSGGSLFSRMGYKNTPTALSPLSSRQTLYGAGSVPATTAPGGKVVPAVAIIAPTEQPQTSAEMHPLSMVGEVNVRFNGTTQLKSIRPVHHMRPMVTVAAGVAAAAASALQEQSAKTADEISSSSGSNETTNTDTSNGRS